In the genome of Stegostoma tigrinum isolate sSteTig4 chromosome 29, sSteTig4.hap1, whole genome shotgun sequence, one region contains:
- the LOC125465273 gene encoding uncharacterized protein LOC125465273, whose translation MLLGPPPKCPNALTKALDHDDRNDRDTSADQQAKDLEEYNPNASLERRPRRRLCITKEGDHSCTCVKTDLSDSERCIPEVLPLTGILDGLESQKGVGKNQSSTLKMGNDGPNLKQEHDECSCRVLVSPKKHDYFICHKDKPRHPNSGPTSPPRCCSPQLRSRPESKRHLSPLKSRLHSFSPSPNHPGVRNQEWGEVGTEERLRSPQARSYNADEVREYMNRQLVERKKKEREEKRSVKHAIEMRKKRLQEVYRKQKEALSKKTRGKQRSSSLGAGKKSTKQVTRVGASQVIKAQASAQANMEPGDFKERGIYQRELNDTKRPFQHYLSSKYGPLRLQDLESCRYSQERSSPPAQLSQSIDELLPLAYCEGEMSCKASGIGYKDKQQRIEELCSMATALSGRIENEARRLGVEADVWKRPGSQSWDKGREQADLGGFTRADPMVSWTDAKRQHIPSPKPLPSPQASLCDFLPARHQEWEEQQGSAVLEDEMLLVAERMQHPVE comes from the exons ATGTTGCTTGGTCCACCTCCTAAATGTCCAAATGCCCTGACCAAGGCTCTTGATCATGATGATAGGAATGATCGTGACACATCAG CTGACCAGCAAGCAAAAGACTTAGAGGAATACAATCCAAATGCTTCACTTGAAAGGAGACCCAGAAGAAGACTTTGCATTACAAAAGAGGGTGATCATAGCTGTACTTGTGTTAAAACTGATCTTTCAGACTCTGAGCGGTGCATTCCAGAGGTATTGCCATTGACTGGAATCTTAGATGGTTTGGAATCTCAAAAAGGTGTTGGAAAGAATCAAAGTTCTACTTTGAAAATGGGAAATGATGGTCCAAACCTCAAACAAGAACATGATGAATGTAGTTGCAGGGTACTTGTGAGTCCGAAGAAACATGATTATTTCATCTGTCATAAAGACAAGCCAAGACATCCAAATTCAGGTCCCACCAGCCCTCCAAGATGCTGTAGCCCTCAATTGAGATCACGTCCTGAGAGCAAGAGACATTTATCGCCTTTGAAAAGCAGGCTGCATTCCTTTAGTCCATCTCCAAATCATCCTGGAGTCAGAAACCAGGAGTGGGGAGAAGTGGGGACTGAAGAGCGCCTACGATCGCCACAGGCCCGCAGTTACAACGCAGACGAGGTCCGTGAGTATATGAACAGGCAGTTGGTCGAGCGCAAGAAGAAGGAGAGGGAAGAGAAACGCTCAGTGAAGCACGCtatagagatgaggaagaaaagaCTTCAGGAAGTCTACAGGAAGCAAAAAGAGGCTCTCTCAAAGAAAACAAGAGGGAAACAGAGGAGCAGTTCACTGGGTGCAGGGAAAAAATCTACAAAACAA gtaaCAAGAGTGGGTGCATCTCAAGTGATTAAAGCTCAGGCATCAGCTCAAGCCAACATGGAGCCTGGAGACTTCAAAGAAAG GGGGATATATCAGCGGGAGCTGAATGATACCAAGAGACCATTCCAACATTATCTATCCAGCAAATATGGCCCGTTGAGACTTCAAGACTTGGAATCATGCCGATACTCTCAAGAGCGTTCCTCCCCACCAGCTCAGCTTTCACAGTCCATTGATGAGCTCCTGCCTCTGGCATACTGTGAGGGGGAGATGAGCTGTAAAGCCAGTGGCATAGGCTACAAGGACAAGCAGCAACGTATTGAAGAACTCTGTTCCATGGCAACAGCCCTCAGTGGCCGCATTGAGAACGAAGCTCGGAGGCTGGGTGTGGAGGCAGATGTTTGGAAAAGACCCGGGAGCCAAAGCTGGGACAAAGGGCGGGAGCAGGCCGATTTGGGAGGCTTCACACGAGCAGATCCGATGGTCAGCTGGACTGACGCGAAGCGGCAGCACATCCCAAGTCCTAAGCCACTCCCGTCACCACAGGCCTCACTGTGTGACTTCCTACCTGCCCGACATCAAGAGTGGGAAGAGCAACAGGGATCTGCTGTACTGGAGGACGAGATG CTCCTTGTTGCAGAGCGAATGCAACACCCAGTGGAGTGA